The following coding sequences are from one Streptomyces sp. V3I7 window:
- a CDS encoding LysM peptidoglycan-binding domain-containing protein, which yields MRTAPSPAAATGRTLGRLLTAVLSLLVLASAVAGLPLLLAWTTPVIWASTHDDLTHLLDRQDTGSAFLLLLIAVGWTGWAQFAFCAVRELIAQVRGRTWHAPRGLGASQRAAALLIGSILVLLPTSSALASTAQAAPASTAAHIPGQTHTSQDANSVHASTPAASSATSHPQYTVRETRPAESLWGIAASELGEGERWREIAELNEGRVMADGQVFKANSFLQPGWQLVMPKPPGTAGGVRTQLADETPPSREDDAGGEGGEGGEGGEGGEHIVAVHSGDSLSTIAEDELEDADAWPALFKASQGKPQPDGLPAISDPNVIYAGQQVTVPDSHTDQPPLERDQGNETGTTGSKEPPPPTAQKPGGEQKPGDGPGHEQAPAPASPEPSAPASRPAQQPGQEQAAPSAPASATPEPSVSVSRPAASPSASTEPSGSAASSAAAASETPAMAPASSSLNLRTVVGAGALLAAAVTGALALRRTLQRRRRKPGETIAIASETSTAEAQLAAAAEPGGASRLDVALRTLAHQVAQEDDAALVPALRAARIGSRSLEVLPEDLALEPQAPFVSGQDGWWVLPADADLLDEETARAVPAPYPGMVTVGSTETGDLLLLNLAQMSSLLLDGNPVHIAEVCTSLALELAMSPWASEVEVVTVGFGEDLPQLLPTARIAHMRQAVHALRDLGERLLEAHQMPEIQHQPYLLLCASSLDPDVAWEFADVIDKARTVPVTLIAPASTAAAHFPEAQILNASLSKPQSLDFAGTDITIQRLEHAAYLQITTALKVSGQPPHPAEGPWQHVPDEPNRTQQPDQTSTQGVVLEPETATPPSPSPTPADASSEVFPALLAATDPASLRLLPTTPPQADDGPGPDTETAPPTAEPGTAEAPPTVNDAPANSGNEPTAPETGQVYDPHAPEIRVLGPTEVTGVDSTGHGPRMAQLAALLFFRPGRSADLLCYDMDPLSPWTPSTLNARMQGLRRSLGNDPAGAPYVPRRKSGEDPYRLSPAVRCDWTRFLHLVEHALPLGSSGLADLEEAVALVRGRPFGGRPLPWAEPYQQEMITRIIDVAHTVATYRTAAGPHHDLSAARRAVTTALEVDDTAELLYRDWLRIEHAAGNRHGLHTAISRVQQVNLMLGCSLEAETDQLINELLNHARPQPQHHLF from the coding sequence ATGCGCACCGCTCCCTCCCCCGCCGCAGCGACCGGACGCACACTCGGCCGGCTCCTCACAGCCGTACTGAGTCTGCTGGTCCTGGCCTCCGCCGTCGCCGGGCTGCCGCTGCTGCTCGCCTGGACCACCCCGGTCATCTGGGCCTCCACCCACGACGACCTCACACACCTGCTGGACCGGCAGGACACCGGTTCAGCGTTCCTGCTGCTGCTCATCGCGGTGGGCTGGACCGGCTGGGCACAGTTCGCGTTCTGCGCCGTACGCGAGCTGATCGCACAGGTGCGGGGCCGGACGTGGCATGCCCCGCGCGGGCTGGGCGCCTCACAGCGGGCCGCGGCTCTTCTGATCGGCAGCATCCTGGTGCTGCTGCCTACGAGTTCGGCCCTCGCCTCCACCGCCCAAGCCGCCCCGGCCAGTACAGCGGCTCACATCCCCGGCCAGACCCATACCTCGCAGGACGCCAACTCCGTGCACGCCTCGACCCCCGCGGCAAGCTCGGCGACGTCCCACCCGCAGTACACGGTGCGCGAGACGCGGCCCGCGGAAAGCCTGTGGGGCATCGCCGCCAGCGAGTTGGGTGAGGGCGAACGGTGGCGGGAGATCGCCGAACTGAACGAGGGCCGGGTCATGGCCGACGGCCAGGTCTTCAAGGCCAACAGTTTTCTACAGCCCGGCTGGCAGTTGGTGATGCCAAAGCCCCCCGGCACAGCAGGGGGCGTCCGTACACAGCTGGCCGACGAAACCCCGCCGAGCCGCGAGGACGACGCGGGCGGCGAGGGCGGCGAGGGCGGCGAGGGCGGCGAGGGCGGCGAGCACATTGTGGCGGTCCACTCCGGCGACTCCCTGTCGACGATCGCGGAAGACGAGCTCGAAGACGCCGACGCGTGGCCGGCGCTGTTCAAGGCCAGCCAGGGCAAACCGCAGCCGGATGGCCTGCCCGCCATCTCCGATCCGAATGTGATCTACGCGGGGCAGCAGGTCACTGTGCCCGACAGCCACACCGACCAGCCGCCCCTGGAACGGGACCAGGGCAATGAGACGGGCACCACAGGCAGCAAGGAGCCCCCTCCCCCGACCGCCCAGAAGCCCGGAGGTGAGCAGAAGCCAGGTGACGGCCCAGGACATGAGCAGGCACCCGCGCCCGCGTCCCCGGAGCCCAGCGCACCGGCCAGTCGGCCTGCTCAGCAACCCGGACAGGAGCAGGCCGCACCTTCCGCTCCGGCCTCCGCGACGCCCGAGCCAAGCGTGAGCGTCTCACGTCCCGCTGCCTCCCCCTCCGCGTCGACTGAGCCGTCCGGCTCCGCTGCCTCCTCCGCGGCCGCGGCGTCCGAGACCCCGGCGATGGCTCCGGCCAGCAGCTCTCTGAACCTGCGGACCGTTGTGGGTGCCGGGGCGCTGTTGGCGGCCGCCGTCACCGGTGCTCTCGCGTTGCGCAGGACGCTGCAGCGCCGCCGCCGCAAGCCCGGCGAGACGATCGCCATCGCGTCGGAGACCTCCACGGCGGAGGCGCAGTTGGCGGCTGCTGCGGAGCCAGGCGGAGCCTCCCGATTGGATGTGGCCCTGCGCACCCTGGCCCACCAGGTGGCCCAGGAGGACGACGCCGCGCTCGTGCCGGCTTTGCGGGCCGCCCGGATCGGGAGCCGCTCCTTGGAGGTCCTGCCCGAGGACCTCGCCCTGGAGCCGCAGGCACCCTTCGTCTCCGGGCAGGACGGATGGTGGGTCCTGCCTGCCGATGCTGACCTCCTGGACGAGGAGACGGCACGCGCGGTGCCGGCACCGTATCCAGGGATGGTCACGGTCGGCAGCACCGAAACAGGTGACCTCCTGCTTCTCAACCTCGCTCAGATGTCGTCGCTGCTGCTGGACGGCAACCCGGTCCACATCGCGGAGGTGTGCACCTCGCTCGCTCTGGAGCTCGCGATGAGCCCGTGGGCGAGCGAAGTCGAGGTCGTCACCGTGGGGTTCGGCGAAGACCTGCCCCAGCTGCTGCCCACCGCGCGGATCGCCCACATGCGGCAGGCGGTGCACGCGCTGCGGGACCTGGGTGAACGGCTATTGGAAGCGCACCAGATGCCCGAGATCCAGCACCAGCCGTATCTGCTGCTGTGCGCGTCCTCTCTGGACCCGGACGTGGCCTGGGAGTTCGCTGACGTCATCGACAAGGCCCGTACGGTCCCTGTGACTCTGATCGCCCCTGCGAGCACGGCGGCCGCGCACTTCCCCGAGGCGCAGATCCTCAACGCCTCCCTCAGCAAGCCGCAGAGCCTCGACTTCGCCGGCACCGACATCACGATCCAGCGCCTGGAGCACGCCGCCTACCTCCAGATCACCACCGCCCTGAAGGTGTCCGGACAGCCACCCCACCCCGCCGAGGGGCCCTGGCAACACGTCCCGGACGAGCCCAACAGGACACAGCAGCCCGACCAGACATCCACCCAGGGGGTCGTCCTCGAGCCCGAAACCGCCACGCCCCCCAGCCCCTCGCCGACGCCGGCGGACGCAAGCAGCGAGGTGTTCCCGGCGCTGCTCGCCGCTACGGATCCGGCCTCACTCCGCCTCCTGCCCACGACGCCGCCCCAGGCCGACGACGGCCCCGGCCCAGACACCGAAACAGCGCCCCCGACCGCCGAACCGGGCACTGCCGAAGCACCCCCGACGGTCAACGACGCCCCTGCAAACTCCGGCAACGAACCCACCGCGCCGGAGACGGGCCAAGTTTACGACCCGCACGCGCCGGAGATCCGGGTCCTGGGCCCGACCGAGGTGACCGGCGTGGACAGCACCGGCCACGGACCGCGGATGGCACAGCTCGCCGCCCTGCTCTTCTTCCGGCCCGGGCGAAGCGCCGACCTCCTCTGCTACGACATGGACCCCCTCAGCCCCTGGACACCGAGCACCCTCAACGCCCGCATGCAGGGCCTGCGCCGCTCCCTCGGCAACGACCCGGCCGGCGCCCCCTACGTGCCGCGCCGCAAGTCCGGCGAGGACCCCTACCGCCTCTCCCCCGCCGTGCGCTGCGACTGGACCCGCTTCCTCCACCTCGTCGAACACGCTCTGCCGTTGGGCTCCTCCGGCCTTGCCGATCTGGAAGAGGCCGTTGCCCTCGTGCGCGGCCGCCCGTTCGGAGGCAGGCCACTGCCGTGGGCCGAGCCCTACCAGCAGGAGATGATCACGCGAATCATCGACGTCGCCCACACCGTAGCCACCTACCGCACCGCTGCGGGCCCGCACCACGACCTCAGCGCTGCCCGCCGAGCCGTCACCACCGCTCTCGAGGTCGACGACACCGCGGAACTGCTGTACCGGGACTGGCTCCGGATCGAACACGCAGCCGGCAACCGGCACGGGCTCCACACCGCGATCAGCCGCGTGCAACAGGTCAACCTGATGTTGGGCTGCTCGCTGGAGGCGGAGACCGACCAACTCATCAACGAACTACTCAATCACGCCCGACCCCAACCACAACACCACCTCTTCTAG
- a CDS encoding type II toxin-antitoxin system prevent-host-death family antitoxin → MNATEARSALYTLVKRAENGRTTLIHKRQDRVVLAPLDRLPAARKAELLPTHVLSAAQRDFGDLISRAAKGQPQVLLRNTTPVAVLLPADVVSTSPSSDPAAATNAAPAGGAVNSPRNPDRTTAPRRLATLGDAIGAVLTSDQAAGPLFGLSGLDAATGGVPSGRLTLVAAAPNVGGSLLGLAAARQTALVDGHKVLYAASGPNRADIMRRILAAETGGDYPRLKQGRLTAHEQQLAQKLVQAPLLIDDGSDLTTEAIAETAPHVEDLALVVVDRLQATPSARLPLSGDRLPDASQVLASLARTLHVPVLAIIDSDDPALLGLLDADVLVTLAPTEDPAKVQVTVAERDFGVIGSAYLRPDLLHARFLDAGAAPLDRAPSPEGPAPAPVISKTAALELAEAALPYTSGGHQGLPAALTHELAAWRAACAGGDLEALKGILPSLLQAAAVVSRMPDTAEGHRLAAALRAYDTPVSADASGSDGQAAAVGAEVHAPAVSDARDDAAEDEEDGQDGLKPGDEEDEPEGAVFPALRILKDAVTRSKMHPIPVIGTKDRDSGPWPLISEDMDGEPRWVHPDVTLTRVPHIKANGKRVRRDQLDVPEFFGDGVMCLIDRNGSYPSACSAVPLAPNRLLHTGPLDAFDKTQAGIYLIDIPQWNRADMPHPLGRIIERPDEQGRVWVTTPHIKQLEKLVREGHLDAVPAIHDSWTGKANESLLKPFYEATRKARTELVQVGGDPYKAYKTRLSIALRLLWPKRQEQRSPFWRPDWRMSMVAEASVRHWSVAFRAVQEGHTLLALRNVDAAVFWTPPGTPPATYRIGTGFGEVKAKFVQRGEIIPEGDD, encoded by the coding sequence ATGAACGCGACCGAGGCACGCAGTGCCCTCTACACCCTTGTGAAACGCGCTGAGAACGGGCGCACGACCCTGATCCACAAACGGCAGGACCGTGTTGTGCTGGCGCCGCTCGACCGTCTTCCGGCGGCACGGAAGGCCGAGTTGCTGCCGACGCACGTCCTGAGTGCGGCGCAGAGGGATTTCGGTGACCTCATCTCGCGGGCGGCAAAGGGGCAGCCGCAGGTGCTCCTGCGGAACACCACGCCGGTCGCGGTGCTGCTGCCTGCCGACGTCGTCTCGACTTCTCCCTCATCCGATCCGGCCGCGGCCACCAACGCGGCGCCCGCAGGAGGTGCGGTGAACAGTCCACGCAATCCGGATCGCACTACCGCGCCGCGCCGGCTCGCCACGCTGGGCGATGCCATCGGTGCGGTGCTCACCTCCGACCAGGCCGCCGGGCCCTTGTTCGGGCTGTCCGGGCTGGACGCGGCGACGGGCGGCGTGCCGTCCGGCCGGCTGACGCTGGTGGCGGCCGCCCCGAATGTCGGTGGAAGTCTGCTTGGGCTGGCGGCCGCACGGCAGACCGCGCTCGTCGACGGCCACAAGGTGCTCTACGCGGCGTCGGGTCCGAACCGGGCGGACATCATGCGCCGGATCCTTGCCGCGGAGACCGGCGGCGACTACCCGCGCCTGAAGCAGGGCCGTCTCACCGCGCACGAGCAGCAGCTCGCCCAGAAGCTGGTCCAGGCACCGCTACTGATCGACGACGGCAGTGACCTGACCACCGAGGCCATCGCGGAGACCGCCCCGCACGTCGAGGACCTGGCCCTAGTGGTCGTGGACCGGCTCCAGGCCACCCCCAGCGCTCGTCTGCCGCTGTCCGGCGACCGTCTGCCGGACGCCTCGCAGGTGCTGGCCTCCCTTGCCCGGACGCTGCACGTCCCGGTCCTGGCCATCATCGACAGCGACGACCCCGCGCTCCTCGGTCTTCTCGACGCCGACGTCCTGGTCACGCTGGCACCGACTGAGGACCCCGCCAAGGTCCAGGTGACGGTCGCGGAGCGCGACTTCGGCGTGATCGGCTCGGCATACCTGCGGCCCGACCTGCTGCACGCCCGCTTCCTCGACGCCGGAGCCGCCCCCCTGGACCGTGCCCCCAGTCCGGAAGGGCCAGCGCCCGCGCCGGTCATCAGCAAGACGGCAGCGCTGGAACTGGCCGAGGCGGCCCTTCCCTACACGTCCGGCGGACACCAAGGACTCCCCGCCGCTCTCACCCACGAGCTGGCGGCATGGCGTGCCGCATGCGCCGGCGGTGACCTGGAAGCCCTGAAGGGGATTCTGCCGTCGCTGCTCCAGGCCGCCGCCGTAGTATCGCGGATGCCGGACACCGCTGAGGGGCACCGGCTCGCCGCCGCGCTGAGGGCCTACGACACCCCGGTTTCCGCTGACGCCTCCGGAAGTGACGGGCAGGCCGCTGCTGTTGGTGCCGAAGTCCACGCCCCCGCGGTCAGTGACGCCCGGGACGACGCGGCGGAGGATGAGGAAGACGGCCAGGACGGTCTGAAGCCGGGGGACGAGGAGGACGAGCCCGAGGGGGCGGTCTTCCCTGCTCTGAGGATTCTCAAGGACGCGGTCACACGGTCGAAGATGCACCCGATCCCGGTCATCGGCACCAAAGACCGGGACAGCGGTCCGTGGCCGCTGATCAGCGAGGACATGGACGGTGAGCCCCGCTGGGTGCACCCCGATGTCACCCTCACCCGCGTGCCCCACATCAAGGCGAACGGAAAGCGCGTCCGGCGCGACCAGCTCGACGTGCCCGAGTTCTTCGGCGACGGCGTGATGTGCCTGATCGACCGCAACGGCAGCTACCCCTCCGCCTGTTCGGCCGTCCCCCTCGCCCCGAACAGGCTCCTCCACACCGGTCCCCTCGACGCGTTCGACAAGACTCAGGCCGGCATCTACCTCATCGACATCCCGCAGTGGAACCGCGCCGACATGCCGCACCCCCTGGGGCGGATCATCGAGCGGCCCGACGAGCAGGGCCGCGTGTGGGTGACCACCCCCCACATCAAGCAGCTCGAGAAGCTCGTCCGCGAAGGCCACCTCGACGCCGTGCCGGCCATCCACGACTCGTGGACCGGGAAGGCCAACGAGTCCCTCCTCAAGCCCTTCTATGAGGCCACCCGGAAGGCGCGGACCGAACTCGTCCAGGTCGGCGGCGACCCGTACAAGGCATACAAGACGCGCCTGTCGATCGCGCTGCGCCTGCTGTGGCCCAAGCGCCAGGAACAGCGCTCCCCGTTCTGGCGCCCCGACTGGCGCATGAGCATGGTGGCCGAGGCATCCGTCCGTCACTGGAGCGTGGCCTTCAGGGCCGTCCAGGAAGGCCACACACTCCTTGCCCTGCGCAACGTCGACGCGGCCGTCTTCTGGACGCCGCCCGGAACGCCGCCCGCCACGTACCGGATCGGGACCGGCTTCGGCGAAGTGAAAGCCAAGTTCGTCCAGCGCGGCGAGATCATCCCCGAAGGTGACGACTGA
- a CDS encoding TadE/TadG family type IV pilus assembly protein — translation MISRPAGLRRARLDDRGGVTVFVAVCVIALIGIIGVAIDGGSKMRATEHADYIAGEAARAGGQAIDPTKAISGEGTVVNPQDAVAAAQAYLHSARATGTVTVSGDGKTLNVVVTGSYDTKFLSVVGIGSLSTTGRGKATLLHGVTAPEGT, via the coding sequence ATGATCTCCCGTCCGGCAGGTCTGCGCCGAGCGCGGTTGGACGACCGGGGAGGCGTCACGGTGTTCGTCGCCGTCTGCGTCATCGCGCTGATCGGCATCATCGGCGTCGCCATCGACGGCGGCAGCAAGATGCGCGCCACCGAACACGCCGACTACATCGCGGGCGAGGCCGCCCGGGCAGGCGGACAGGCCATCGACCCGACCAAGGCCATCAGCGGGGAAGGGACCGTCGTGAATCCGCAGGACGCAGTCGCCGCCGCCCAGGCCTACCTGCACTCCGCCCGTGCCACCGGCACCGTCACCGTCTCCGGCGACGGCAAGACCCTCAACGTCGTTGTCACCGGCTCCTACGACACGAAGTTCTTGTCCGTGGTGGGGATCGGCTCGCTGTCGACGACCGGCCGCGGCAAGGCCACCCTCCTGCATGGCGTCACCGCTCCCGAAGGAACCTGA